Within the Hermetia illucens chromosome 6, iHerIll2.2.curated.20191125, whole genome shotgun sequence genome, the region ACAGGCAGACCAGGCGATAATGATGTTAAATCAATAGGAGGCTTGTTGCGTGTGCGAAGCAGCATCCActgagcagggaatattccttcttttaggtacgCCTCGAAGGTAATAGAAGAGTAATAaaagtcgggcctagtcttcagtTGTTGTCGCCGATGAGCTGGACAACCACTGTGTAgatctgttagctgccaacaaccgtgcgcggatttcatcgtcgtagctgttatcggttatgattttcgacctccggccttcttaagacacagattgattttgtaaccacaaacAGAGCCCCGCTGCATCCagctacaacggtaccagtctataccgattACCATTCATACTGGTAGAAGTAAGACCTACCTGAGCCTctgccgaactaaggagtacagcacccgtgtCGAAACGAAACAACACGCCGTAACGAACGTAACCaccaacccccatgaagcttccaCTAGGGGGTCACCCGCTACagccgagctgaacgcacatacaacaggaaatctcctgaagtatgtgaatttagggactatcccggttcccctggtaaagtttggtgacctattgccacttcagatgagtccccgttcTGATCGCTTACTGCAttacagtgtctcccggtgccaccactatgaaggttctcctcggtcatctttttttggttcggccgacagacttgccaccccgtcttcctcatcgccacctcCGACCACCAGTTAAGGTCCAAGAGGAAACTTTTTATCCAGATtggaatttttggaattttgacAGTATACTCTGCCTTTGCTTGGAAATCCAATGATAATGCGTGCAGTCAATTTCCACGTTTGAATGTTCGTGCTTAAGGAGGTGTAGCAGACGCCTGTTTTTGTTTGGGGTTCTAGTGAATTTCGGGAGATTTTTCTGGTTCTGAAAAATACTAAGTGGTCGATGAGTTGGTGTAAGGTGTTTTCGACACCTTTTCGCTTCCTTTTTGCTTTTCTGACAAAACTCAGCTCACGGTACGGGTCGGCTGGCAATATTGCATTTTGAAACGGCTTAGAACCCATCGCGCACAAACATAATTTAAGCATTCATCTGGAAACATAGAAACATCTTAGCATTAGGTGAGGTCATACTGAGCTCCCCGTTCCCTGCTCATCTCGCAAGTTAATAGGTCGATCATAGGTTCCTTCTCAACAGGGATAGAGTCATCATTGTTATTCTTGTTGGTAAAAAGGCGATTAACAGGGAACAGTTCGAGTTCCTTCAACGTGTCGGCGTTTCCATTATCACCATCATCGTGGCACTACAGCCCGATGTCGGGCCTTAGCCGTTTAGATCGTTGTCTTCCAATTATCTCGGCCACGTGACCGCGTCCCCAAATTCGGAAGCCTATTAGTTGCTCGGCGTCCGTATATATTGTGCTCTCGGTCCTCCTCGTACTCTCGTTCCGTCGACACGTCGTCcgttcataacctttttaggcATGCGATCGTCGCTCATTCGTTGGACATGCCCTGCCCACTGAGGTCGTTGTAGTTGATTGAATTTCGAGACTTCTACCTCATCGTACAGttcatacaactcatggttgtaccgGATACGCCATCCATCACTGTTGTAAACTGCTCTGAAAATTCGCCAaaggactttcctttcgaatgtgtGTAGGGAATTTTCGGAGGCTTAGATAAGGGTCCAGGTTTCGCATCCATAGCATAGCACTGGTCTTATGATGGTTTTGTATACGCGGAGCTTCGTGTTTTTGTACACatgcttcgatttcattatggTCACGACCGAGAAGAAAGTGTTATTCGCTAGTTCTATCCGTCACTTGATCTCATCGGCCTCATTGGCGCCCCAGGTATATAAAGCTGTCTACGAATTCGATGTTGAGGCTCCCTACGTTGAAGCTCGAATGAGCTGGCCTTCTACTTCTTGattgcatcttttttttttcgttttgtccTCATTGTTCGTAGTCCACCTTCTTTTACGGCAATGTCAAGAGTGTGCAGAAGTTTCTCTGCGTCGGTCAATTTGCAGAACATGATGTTGATGTCTTCTGCATACGTTAACAGTTGCGTCGACTTAATGAGTAGTGTCCCTTTGATGTTGGTATTCATTGTTTGGAAGAGTATTCCTGTGCTAGGTTGAAGACTGTCGGAACCAGTCCGTCGCCCTGCTTCAAACCAGTACGTGTTTTAAAAGGATCAGTCAATCTGTTCTGGATCCTAACCTGTGAGATGGGAGATAGTCATAGTCGTTTTCGTGACTTGTACTAGTTtagctggtataccaaattTTAGAATTATGTCTGCTTGAACTCGACAAAGTGTTGGTATACGTCAACGTTATATTTCCAGCAGGATTAGTTTAACGGTAACAAGCTGGTCGATAGTGGAGCGGGCCGGCCTGGAACCGCTGTCGTATTCGCCAATGAGTTGCTGGGCGTAtggtcttattctattctccagaatttttgTCAGTAATTTATAGGACGAACAGACAAGTTTCTGTAGATTTCACAACGCAATCTATCCCCCTTTTTGTAGATGGGACAGATGATGCTCCTGCGCCAGTCGTCTGGGatctcctcgtcctcccaaATTGCCAGCAGAAGTTATTCTATAGCATTTAGTAGATCCGCTTCATCGGACTTTAATAGTGATAATGAACACGGCGAAATCAACTTCTTCTGCTGTCGGAGGATGTGTAGGGGAGCCAGGATCACAAATACCGCCGCGATTTGAGCTACTTGTATGGTGGCGTCAGGGGTCGGATTCAGAAACTCTTCAAAATAGGACGCCCAGTATTTGTGGATGCTGTCGGCATCGCTGATGATGTTTCCAGCTTTGTCCTTGCAGAGGATAGTCCTGGGTCGGATTTCCCGCTTTTTGTTATTTGCTTGAGGGGTAAAAGCTTCGGTTAAGTTTCTGGATTATCTAGTTCCCGATGAGAGCATCTCtttcagttttctttttctgGGCGTTGGAGTTGCTCTGAGAATTGTGGtcgtcttttaaggttttgtgtaaaacaaaactttattgaaatcggcttactgtttgtctgtctgtcacacgcatttttctcggagacggctgtagggattcacaccaaatttggtggaaaagtgggaactgtgaacgctcacgcatacagtaaaatacaaccttttacgtcgaatttaagggggtctccatacatagtaattttttttaccaaatatagtcttgtggggtatcaaatgaaaggtccggtctagtactttccgaaactagtcttagttttgacatttgttgcaaaggtGTGGAATGCGAGGGGTCGAAAgcgatcatctctttaacggacccattctcagaaattaccaaaccgacaaaatctgaaaaaatttagaGATCGCTattatatggtgcttaggctccaaaataccccccATCCAGCTTGCGGTTCCCCGACTTTCTTGCCTTTTTGCTGAACTAATAAGAGTCTCACTTCTGTGTACTCTTTTTTGGTAATTTTCAGACGTCCCTGCCGCTGAGTTTGTAGCTACTGGTGGATTTATAGTTACTAGTCCTTAGTAGTCCTTCGAGCtcaatttaagatatttttcctcCGTGAATGTTAAGTTGCCAATATACGAGGGAGTGTGTTGTGTTGGCTTAATTGAGGGGAGCTATTAGGTAAGAAGTGAACCTTGCTGACGTCTAAGTAACAAATAGGAATTtctacgattttttttttgggttacaTACGCGTCCTCTGGAGAAAATTCCGGGGTCGGATAAAGCAGACCTCTCTCCAGTGATGAATGGCGCTTCTTGGCTGGTAGTCTCTTCGTTTGAAAGGGATCTTTGGCTTTATTAAGTCCTTTTTCTTAGTTTTTGATTGTCTTCTTAATTTGGAACGTGTTTTCATACGCCGATTTTCATACCAAATGGACTAAGGGATCGATGGCTGTTTGGTTTGCTTAGTGGCGGTTGCTGTAGTTTCCTGCCTTCCTGCCCTTGTGCAGAGAAGTTCTAAGGCTATTTTCAATTAGCTCTCGTATGGAAAGGACCTTCCATAGGTTACTTTCCGGTCTATCGGTCTTACCTATGTGGTTCGTTTTGGATAGTGGGGGCTTGATTTCCCTGAACcaactcaaggtatgggactgcTCTGCGGTGCTGGTTATGAGGGACTACAGTCCGTTGACCTGATTGCATCGTGCTCGTTATGCTTTTTAACTGCTGGCAGAGCTTTGCCAATGACAGTTTCATCTCCTCCCCAAGAAGTTgttgtttataaaaataaatgaataaaaatttgGACCTAACTGACCACTCTCTTCTTTAAACAGTACTTACCTTTCATTTTCTTCTCATTTCAGATTGCAATCGTCGTCCGTAAAAGTTTTCGCACACATTCGTGTCTTAGGATAATAAGAAAGCAACAAAACCACACGCCCCTCCACTTCAACAGACAACCCTTGTTGTGGAATTACACATATCAAATTTATTcgcttgaaaataaaaataaaattaaagtgcTTTATAAGTGTGCAATtattaaagaaagaatattaatataaatattattaatattatagtTGATTTCCTAGAGTTTACCGGGATAAAGTCTTatgtaatttttaaataaaagaaaatattcaacggagctgaaaaatattgaaagaaaaatttcgCGCAATCGACCAAAAAATTTATAGAAATTTATATACACCAAATAGCAGTAACATATTTTTTACGTTAATAAGTTGTTCTCCCAATTTTCGCGTGTCCAGAAGACGagtgattttgaaaatttccattttaaatgtTGATGAACGTGCTAAGAGTTTCGTGTTGTCCTTGTAGCAAACGCAGTGAGAAAAGTGTAGTTGGTTAGACCTCTCAATTACTGAAATCAAATTCCATCAGCTAACGACGAATACTCCTGGAACAGGACTTATCGGATATCGATCAATGGTCGTATTCTAGTAGCAAAGGATCGTCGTAACATGGTCGTTTATTGTCGGTTTGACTTAAAAGCCGCAAAGAAGAGAAGAACGTCATCGAAACCCCTACTAAGGTTGCGGTTGATTAGCGAATCGGACGTGGTCACCATTGGCGAGCAATCGAGATTTGACTATCCGAAAACAAAGCCTAATACCAACGAGAATCACCTGGGCCGGGGAGGCATCAATAGCACTAACTGTTTGGAATTTGAGCGGTCACCCAGTGTTTGGGGGCACGTGCGATCGCTGCACTATTGCAATTCTCACACTGAAAACTTTTGGAAGGCCTACCGACGAAATACTCGCTGGTGGCGAAAACGAAAACTGTATACGAACCGTCGTAAAAGGCTCGTTTGCCGAGATAGGCGCGTGCGCGGCGTTTTCCTCGTATAGTAGTAGAGTCGATAGccttaataacaataatactaGTGTTAGGTCTAGCGATaagttatataataataatagttcgattgaTAATGACGGTACGGTAGATAGATGTTACCAATGCATTTTACGTCCCCCCATGTTGTTTCCAAGCACGAAGAAACGACTATGGCGTTGTCGCGTCAACAATTCGAGCGGTACTACGACTTCTTCCAGCTGCCAGAATCACTGTCCGCAAACGCGTTGCCACCAGCAGCAGCAGCATCTGCATCCTTATCCGCCAGTCCAGAACAGAAATTGCGCGAACGACGAACGAAACGTTTGTTACGAAAGCGCGAGTCCTTCCAAGTTTCCAGAAGACGAAGATCAGACAATGAGCTCAGTAGGGTCCGGGAACGAGATGAACAACACACCGCCACGGATCCCAAAAAGTCCAACGGCGACAACAATGATTGGTTCGGCAGCGACCAGTGTATTTCGGAATTGTTGTCCAGGGGGAGGTGGCGGCAGTCGTGGTGGTGCAGTAGACGACGAGAAGAAACTGTTCCAGGCATTTCTGGACAAATTGTCGAGACCTCAACAGACAAAATTGCTACAAGCAATGGAGAATGGTGGCTCGATCGATGGTCGAACAACGGATTGTGTCCTTATTCAACGCGAAGCCATCATGAAAGAGGAACCGAATGTGATTGCATGTCGCTTTTGGCGTTGGCCAGATTTGCAATGTGCAACAGAACTGAAAAGGATACCAGAGTGCCCGAACAACGCCGATCCTGTGTATATTTGTTGCAATCCGTATCATTGGGGACGACTCTTTTTTGCAGGTGAGTTCTATTAATAGTTTTTCGGTTTTAATGTTGATTAAGTATCTAGTTTTCAGGAATCTAAGGTATGTTGTGGGGATGTAAGCTGCCACGAAATGGGGCTTAGAAAACATGTTCGCCCCCAcatggcaaaatatttcacaGACTTCATTCGAGGTTGGGAATCTCAAAAACGATTCCGTCCATCTTATTAAAACGCacattagaaaaaaaattggatcACAACAACCATCCAGGCACGTGGATTGTTCCGCCTACTAGCCCTCTGCATTCGACTTGAATGGGCAAGGTTCTGAAACTGCTTCCAAATCGCGTACGCTAAGCCCCTTGTTTGTTGCTTCTGGTCCAGTGAGCAAAAGTGCTTGGTGGTTTGTCGATCCCCTTCGTTCGCCGCTCGGTCGAAATAAGGAATGTAAACACGTTTGCCTGAAAACGAAGACAGAACAGAAGAAATATTCTGTTGAAGAGAGAATGGTCGCCTTTGCTGCGACCCCTCTTCAATGCTATTACATGTTGAAGCGCCGTCGCGACCGTCGCACCGGTCTTTGCTCTACAAACAGCCTTAGTCTCGCCCCGCCACTACACCTACACGTGCATTTCGGGTCGTCTCACCCCCGTGCTATCCACTATCTTCTGGTTTCGTGGACTCACGAACTCGTCGTTCTATATATAGCCAGTGATTTAGTCGAATTCAAATATAAACACAGTTTCGTGACGGAGTGTTGTTTATATACCCACAAACACACGAGAGTCACTCATTCACGGATAGCATGCGAGTTGGAGCCCCGAAAGTGTTGGAACAGAGCTAGCTGGCCGCTCGGTGTACTGTGGGGGAGTTGTGGGGGCTAATGGCTGCAAGCTTCGAAAACGACAACGGCGACGGCGGAATGTACTGAATGCGGGACCCGCTTTTCCAAGATGTAGTGTGTGCGGGCGGGTGGCGAACGT harbors:
- the LOC119659261 gene encoding mothers against decapentaplegic homolog 6, with amino-acid sequence MLFPSTKKRLWRCRVNNSSGTTTSSSCQNHCPQTRCHQQQQHLHPYPPVQNRNCANDERNVCYESASPSKFPEDEDQTMSSVGSGNEMNNTPPRIPKSPTATTMIGSAATSVFRNCCPGGGGGSRGGAVDDEKKLFQAFLDKLSRPQQTKLLQAMENGGSIDGRTTDCVLIQREAIMKEEPNVIACRFWRWPDLQCATELKRIPECPNNADPVYICCNPYHWGRLFFADTPPPPYQLYDIGSQNVEGLLSSESMEEGSDPPESLPTDGGDSLHPTGWCQLAYWEQAQRVGDIFPVENSFVNVFYDQPRGDGMCLKILSNQRKSETPEAVNKVRQKIGLGVTLSQETDSVWLYNRSSEDIFIYSPTLNKADGRFRVSKVLPGYCLKAYNYRAMSQTLLWPKHIAGAQMGPVDTFSMRISFVKGWGSGYKRQDVTSCPCWLEVLLTRR